In Lentilitoribacter sp. Alg239-R112, the following proteins share a genomic window:
- a CDS encoding autotransporter outer membrane beta-barrel domain-containing protein has product MKNQKINSHRSRLFKTALLAMVSVAAVMPAIFAMAEPAATITQGTINANDVTGVDVSGTGTDDIVLDVNLAPIVANNPGVKTSAVDGDTTITISNKVIGNWGIDAKATGVGNFRIDVNADIYGTSGEGINVFADSGETIINIDDDISIKSNSGEGIRGEILANGADFTVQGNGSGTIIGTKSGIIVGSKGNILIDGIGIVGGFIENGIATNSSNGDIVITNIGDAIGGKVGISAESTGVGEIRISTQNASGGVHGIQAENSVSGTSIFIDTTGDVEGLQSGIEAFNNGSGVLIINSNNVIGQGNSGISAASSGNADKIEINTNGSIIGNEDGISISNFGQGNSTINVLGGSVLGGAIANLSDAIDIESSIGLTNTINLSTGTNITSLIDSAINAGDGNDIISNQGTIVGNVELGGGTNAFNNLSNGIFESGFNANIGIGNTLANDGLISPGGSGTITTTNVKGNFTQSAIGQLNIDLDAASATNDLLSVNGSAALDGVLRPTLINPVAQQQDFTILSATGGVTNNGFTVVNGPVTNFQLQYPNINDVVVSASVDFAIEGLNPNQTKLANHLNEALAIGGGGLTPVLSGLTELPDAASIADALDQLGGESFLNLEQVSLQSSLSFTSNLLSCLQATGAFMAISEGQCIWMQPHGRFINRDQSINNIGYSENTGGLSAGVQYSFTDNWHLGVALGYESGSLNTQANAFAEYKRYQGGAILKHQRDAWLFAAGISAGISQNNLTRNISFGGLDLAAHSKPNTSFVTSQFRAAYLTEKDGWSFKPIMDLSATHLGRDDVSETGGGAANLNVVGSKGTIWGISPSLEISRNYILENGTRVRAFADLGFSAFSDSNQDFSGSFVADPVGVNSFTAQTHSDRAIGEIDLGASIFTERGHNVSLKYQGRFSAHMSASAFQLRASLKF; this is encoded by the coding sequence ATGAAAAATCAAAAGATAAATTCACATCGTTCCAGATTGTTCAAAACAGCTTTGCTTGCGATGGTATCGGTAGCCGCAGTTATGCCAGCCATATTTGCTATGGCAGAACCTGCGGCAACAATCACCCAAGGCACAATTAATGCAAATGATGTGACTGGTGTAGATGTATCTGGCACTGGTACTGACGATATCGTTTTGGATGTCAATCTTGCGCCGATTGTAGCAAATAATCCTGGTGTTAAAACCAGCGCCGTCGATGGCGATACAACGATTACAATATCAAACAAGGTGATTGGAAATTGGGGCATTGATGCGAAAGCGACAGGTGTTGGTAACTTTCGCATCGATGTAAACGCGGACATTTATGGCACTTCAGGCGAAGGAATAAATGTTTTTGCGGATTCTGGTGAAACCATAATCAATATTGACGACGATATATCTATCAAAAGCAACTCGGGCGAAGGTATCCGCGGTGAGATACTCGCAAATGGCGCAGATTTTACGGTTCAGGGAAATGGCAGTGGAACAATAATCGGAACTAAATCCGGTATTATTGTTGGCTCTAAGGGAAACATACTGATTGATGGAATTGGCATTGTTGGTGGTTTCATCGAAAATGGGATTGCAACAAATTCAAGTAATGGAGATATTGTCATAACGAATATCGGTGACGCCATTGGCGGAAAAGTCGGAATTTCAGCGGAAAGTACCGGTGTTGGCGAAATTCGAATTTCAACTCAAAATGCATCAGGTGGAGTACACGGTATTCAGGCCGAAAACTCAGTATCCGGAACTTCCATTTTTATCGATACAACCGGAGACGTTGAGGGCTTGCAATCAGGCATAGAAGCCTTCAATAATGGTTCAGGCGTGTTGATAATTAACTCCAATAATGTGATTGGCCAAGGTAATAGCGGAATCTCAGCCGCCTCATCTGGCAACGCCGATAAAATTGAAATTAATACCAATGGCTCTATCATCGGAAATGAAGATGGAATTTCGATTAGCAATTTCGGTCAGGGAAATAGCACGATTAATGTCCTCGGAGGGTCGGTTCTTGGGGGCGCAATCGCTAACTTGAGCGATGCCATAGATATAGAATCCTCAATTGGTCTCACCAATACTATCAATTTATCTACAGGGACAAATATTACAAGCCTAATTGATAGCGCAATCAATGCGGGGGATGGAAATGATATTATCAGTAATCAGGGAACAATTGTTGGTAACGTCGAACTAGGTGGAGGAACAAATGCATTTAACAATCTTTCAAACGGTATATTTGAATCAGGGTTTAATGCAAATATTGGAATTGGAAACACGTTAGCAAATGATGGATTAATATCCCCCGGTGGTAGCGGGACAATCACAACAACTAATGTGAAAGGTAATTTTACTCAATCTGCAATCGGTCAACTGAACATTGACTTAGATGCTGCCTCAGCAACAAATGATCTGTTGTCTGTAAATGGTTCTGCCGCTTTGGATGGTGTACTACGACCGACGTTAATCAATCCTGTTGCACAACAACAGGACTTCACCATTTTGAGTGCTACTGGAGGCGTTACCAACAACGGATTTACTGTTGTAAATGGCCCTGTCACAAACTTTCAGCTGCAATACCCAAACATAAATGATGTGGTTGTTTCAGCGAGCGTGGATTTTGCCATCGAAGGCCTTAATCCAAACCAAACCAAACTAGCAAACCATTTGAACGAAGCATTGGCGATTGGCGGTGGTGGTTTAACGCCCGTATTAAGTGGGCTTACTGAATTGCCTGATGCCGCAAGTATCGCAGATGCACTTGATCAACTCGGTGGAGAAAGCTTCTTAAATCTTGAACAAGTTTCGTTACAATCTTCACTTAGTTTTACCAGTAATCTTCTAAGTTGTCTGCAGGCGACAGGTGCATTTATGGCCATTTCAGAAGGTCAATGTATATGGATGCAACCTCATGGTCGATTTATAAATCGCGATCAATCAATAAATAATATAGGTTACAGCGAGAATACGGGCGGCCTGAGTGCCGGAGTACAATATTCATTTACGGATAACTGGCATTTGGGGGTCGCCCTTGGTTATGAGAGTGGTTCATTGAATACTCAAGCCAATGCATTTGCTGAGTATAAGCGATACCAAGGAGGAGCTATACTAAAGCATCAGCGCGACGCGTGGCTTTTTGCTGCCGGCATATCTGCTGGCATCAGTCAAAATAACCTCACCAGAAACATATCCTTTGGAGGTTTAGATCTTGCCGCACATTCCAAACCAAATACTAGCTTCGTAACTAGCCAATTCCGAGCCGCATATCTGACCGAGAAAGATGGCTGGTCATTCAAACCAATTATGGACTTGTCGGCTACCCACCTTGGAAGAGATGACGTGTCTGAAACGGGCGGTGGTGCCGCCAACCTAAATGTAGTTGGAAGCAAAGGTACGATTTGGGGAATTTCCCCTTCCTTAGAGATTAGCCGCAATTATATTTTGGAAAATGGTACGCGCGTTCGCGCATTTGCGGACCTGGGATTTTCAGCTTTTTCCGATAGTAACCAAGATTTTTCAGGCAGCTTTGTTGCCGACCCTGTGGGCGTCAACTCGTTTACAGCACAGACACATTCTGATCGCGCGATTGGAGAAATAGATCTAGGTGCATCCATCTTTACCGAAAGGGGGCATAATGTGAGCCTAAAATACCAGGGACGCTTCTCCGCGCATATGAGTGCAAGTGCTTTTCAACTACGAGCGAGCCTAAAATTCTAG
- a CDS encoding response regulator transcription factor has protein sequence MNDHRTQILLCDDETHLREMVGEYLEESGYDVISTSGAAELHEQLEKNEPELIILDVKMPRVDGLTALKELRAKSNVPVIMLTAATDVVDRIVGLELGADDYICKPVDLRELGARIKAHIRRKKFNNDDKEEEQLLKGTIAFGSCRLDIDAAKLYRADGVEIALTAMEFSLLKVFAENRGRILNRDQLLEKAHDKGWEPFDRSIDLRISRIRRKIEINPNKPETIRTVRGLGYIFG, from the coding sequence TTCTCCTTTGTGATGATGAAACCCATTTACGCGAGATGGTTGGAGAATATCTAGAAGAAAGCGGCTATGATGTCATTAGTACATCAGGCGCAGCTGAACTCCACGAACAACTCGAAAAAAATGAACCTGAACTCATCATTCTTGATGTGAAGATGCCTCGTGTTGACGGACTTACTGCACTTAAAGAACTGCGGGCAAAATCCAACGTTCCTGTCATAATGCTAACAGCTGCAACAGATGTCGTTGATCGTATTGTTGGTTTAGAATTGGGGGCTGATGATTATATTTGTAAGCCAGTAGATTTAAGGGAGTTAGGAGCAAGAATAAAAGCGCATATTCGCCGCAAAAAGTTTAATAATGATGACAAAGAAGAAGAACAACTTCTAAAGGGGACAATTGCATTTGGATCTTGCCGATTAGATATAGATGCAGCCAAGCTTTATAGGGCTGACGGTGTAGAAATAGCCCTTACTGCGATGGAGTTTAGCCTCCTTAAGGTATTCGCTGAAAATCGTGGCCGCATACTTAATCGAGATCAGTTGCTTGAGAAAGCTCATGACAAGGGATGGGAACCTTTTGATAGATCAATAGACCTTAGAATTTCTCGAATACGACGAAAGATTGAGATCAATCCCAATAAACCTGAGACAATACGCACGGTGCGCGGTCTAGGCTATATCTTCGGTTAG